A genomic window from Chrysoperla carnea chromosome 3, inChrCarn1.1, whole genome shotgun sequence includes:
- the LOC123295974 gene encoding nucleoprotein TPR-like has translation MDPTSLEIVNGEVQLSDKMDAGYASTISGLTSPSRFLSKSKSSFGLTATQMRHSNLKISSQFKLDLVEQALQWENEQTDKDIEKCEDEKQSHLSKIEEMQIRKNEIKNTKVLLNQLVENYANPITKRITEIKERSPADINNESLKLTDFDRIRIINKQLKQSIDEKEDMLNIKRRDLSIISDSLILHKEFLRQQKLQFKLIKQKIVDTQKRIKELERQQCYVNIQIKHAEKAYNKIMSLKNLLSSNMNTSEYARKCAELRELRLSIKHGNRRLQAQNSRMLLMRRKLLKEKYNRKLARIKLNNE, from the exons atggaTCCCACAAGCTTAGAAATTGTAAATGGAGAAGtgcaa ttaagtgACAAAATGGATGCAGGTTATGCTTCAACAATAAGTGGTCTTACGAGTCCATCAAGATTTCTTTCCAAATCAAAGTCAAGTTTTGGCTTGACGGCAACGCAAATGAGACactctaatttaaaaatatcaagtcAATTCAAATTGGATCTTGTTGAACAAGCTCTTCAATGGGAAAATGAACAAACTGACAAGGATATTGAAAAATGTGAAGATGAAAAACAATCCCATTTATCAAAGATAGAAGAAATGCAAATtcgtaaaaatgaaattaaaaacacaaaagtaTTGCTTAATCAACTGGTTGAAAATTATGCAAATCCCATAACGAAACGAATAACAG aaataaaagaacGATCACCTGCAGACATAAATAACGAATCTTTAAAACTAACTGATTTTGATCGAAttcgaattattaataaacaattaaagcaATCTATTGATGAAAAAGAGGACATGTTGAATATAAAACGTAGAGACCTTTCTATAATATCAGATTCATTAATACTACATAAGGAATTTCTACGTCAGCAAAAGTTGCAATTTAAGTtgataaaacagaaaattgttGATACACAAAAACGAATTAAAGAGCTTGAACGGCAGCAATGCTATGTGAATATTCAAATTAAGCATGCCGAAAaagcttataataaaattatgtcgtTGAAAAATCTTCTATCATCTAATATGAATACTAGTGAATATGCGAGAAAATGCGCTGAATTAAGAGAATTACGACTTAGTATCAAG CATGGAAATAGACGACTTCAAGCACAAAACAGTAGAATGTTGCTTATGCGAAGGAAactattgaaagaaaaatataaccGTAAGCTAGCtcgtattaaattaaataatgaatga